A portion of the Cellulophaga algicola DSM 14237 genome contains these proteins:
- a CDS encoding dipeptidase gives MKKKPILYFTLLATTLFFSCKETPKETVVPETLEQKAHRIHENVITIDTHNDINVANFTDSINYTERLDTQINLPKMEEGGLDVSWLIVYTGQDSLTPSGYKKAAKNAMEKFAAIHKLCEQIAPDKIELALTSEDVRRINSAGKKVAMIGVENAYPIGEDLSNFKKYYDLGARYISLAHNGHSQFSDSNTGENDSIWLYNGLSDLGKQGITAMNKLGIMIDISHPSKEAMKQMITLSKAPIIASHSSARALCNHSRNLDDEQLLLLKENGGVVQTVAFSSYLNTEKHEARAAYMKNSYKKIADSLDIKLYDRSEISTLSDIEKKVFFSNYTKVKKIGDELAATDKKAPPAVNVSDFIDHVDYLVKLIGIDHVGLSSDFDGGGGIEGWADASETYNVTLELVKRGYSEEDIAKLWGGNLLRVLDEVQAISKTI, from the coding sequence ATGAAAAAAAAACCAATACTCTATTTTACATTACTAGCAACAACCCTATTCTTTTCATGTAAAGAGACCCCAAAAGAAACCGTAGTACCAGAAACTCTAGAGCAAAAGGCGCATCGTATACATGAAAATGTAATTACTATTGACACCCACAATGATATCAATGTGGCTAATTTTACGGATAGCATTAATTATACAGAACGTTTGGATACGCAAATAAACTTACCAAAAATGGAAGAAGGCGGTTTAGATGTCTCTTGGTTGATTGTATATACAGGCCAAGACTCACTAACACCTTCTGGCTACAAAAAGGCAGCAAAAAATGCAATGGAGAAATTTGCTGCTATCCATAAGTTATGTGAACAAATTGCTCCGGATAAAATTGAATTAGCCCTAACTTCTGAAGATGTAAGACGCATCAATAGTGCCGGTAAAAAAGTAGCGATGATAGGTGTTGAAAATGCTTATCCTATTGGAGAAGATCTTTCTAATTTTAAAAAATATTATGATTTGGGTGCCCGTTATATTTCATTAGCACACAATGGCCATAGTCAGTTTTCTGATTCTAATACAGGAGAAAATGATAGCATTTGGCTTTACAATGGTTTAAGTGATTTGGGCAAACAAGGAATTACAGCGATGAATAAGCTCGGGATAATGATAGACATATCACATCCTTCCAAGGAAGCCATGAAACAAATGATTACCTTATCTAAAGCTCCTATAATAGCATCTCACTCTTCTGCTCGTGCTCTTTGTAATCATAGTAGAAATTTAGATGATGAGCAATTACTTCTTCTAAAAGAAAATGGGGGCGTAGTACAAACCGTTGCTTTTAGCTCCTACCTAAATACCGAAAAGCATGAGGCAAGAGCAGCGTATATGAAAAATAGCTATAAAAAAATTGCAGACTCGCTTGATATTAAATTATATGATCGTTCAGAAATTAGCACTCTTTCCGATATTGAAAAGAAAGTATTTTTTAGTAATTATACAAAAGTGAAAAAAATTGGAGATGAACTAGCTGCTACTGATAAAAAAGCACCACCAGCAGTAAATGTATCTGATTTTATTGATCACGTAGATTACCTTGTGAAACTAATAGGCATTGATCATGTAGGCTTAAGTTCTGACTTTGATGGTGGTGGCGGAATTGAAGGTTGGGCAGATGCTTCTGAAACGTACAACGTAACCTTAGAACTAGTAAAAAGAGGATATTCCGAAGAAGATATTGCTAAACTTTGGGGAGGTAATTTACTTCGCGTTTTAGATGAAGTACAAGCTATTTCTAAAACTATATAA
- a CDS encoding exonuclease domain-containing protein: protein MYTIIDIETTGNGIQGNKITEISIFKYDGYDVIEEFTTLINPEAEIPYFITGLTGIDNTMVRNAPKFSEVADQILKITEETIFVAHNVSFDYNIIKHEFKAIGVDFIRQKLCTVRLSRKLFPGYNSYSLGKLCTALKIPLTDRHRARGDAEATTILFEKLLRVDATGEVFKSFLNARSQEATLPPGLPKSDFDNLPNTPGIYFFKNAKGKIIYVGKAIDIKKRVLSHFYDKTTKEIAMCQETSAIDFELSGSEIMALLMESDAIKHHYPDYNRAQKKKVQPFGIFTYEDRNGIMHLAWNTQKMAPNSFYTLYSKTASRTFLQELCKTYKLCPKFCHLQENVPQCSHYDILECEGICRGTEEIEAYNAKVKQAISDVQSKNENFIIREKGRTLDESGVILVQDNTYMGYGFVENEIAIETIDDLTPFITPQKNTFETERLIANFIQKNTSKIFVLHQN, encoded by the coding sequence TTGTACACAATTATCGATATTGAAACTACAGGGAATGGTATTCAAGGAAACAAGATTACAGAAATTTCTATTTTTAAATATGACGGTTATGATGTTATTGAAGAATTTACCACACTTATAAATCCTGAAGCAGAAATTCCGTATTTTATTACAGGGTTAACAGGAATTGATAATACTATGGTTCGCAATGCTCCAAAATTTTCTGAGGTTGCGGATCAAATCTTAAAGATTACAGAAGAAACCATATTTGTTGCCCATAATGTAAGTTTTGATTACAATATTATAAAGCACGAATTTAAAGCTATTGGAGTAGATTTTATACGCCAAAAACTATGTACTGTTCGTCTGTCGAGAAAATTATTTCCAGGATACAACAGCTACAGCCTGGGTAAACTTTGCACAGCATTAAAAATTCCGCTTACAGATAGACATAGAGCTAGAGGCGACGCAGAAGCTACAACCATTTTATTCGAAAAATTATTACGTGTTGATGCTACTGGTGAAGTTTTTAAATCATTCCTTAATGCACGTTCTCAAGAAGCCACTTTACCTCCAGGGTTGCCAAAATCTGACTTCGATAACTTACCAAATACTCCTGGCATTTACTTCTTTAAGAATGCTAAAGGAAAAATAATATATGTAGGCAAAGCTATTGATATAAAGAAAAGAGTATTGAGTCATTTTTATGACAAAACAACTAAAGAGATTGCAATGTGTCAAGAGACCTCAGCAATAGATTTTGAACTTTCTGGAAGTGAGATAATGGCTTTATTAATGGAATCTGACGCTATAAAACACCATTATCCAGACTATAACCGCGCCCAGAAAAAAAAGGTACAGCCCTTTGGAATATTTACCTACGAAGACCGTAATGGCATTATGCATTTAGCGTGGAATACTCAAAAAATGGCTCCCAATTCCTTTTATACGTTATATTCAAAAACAGCAAGTCGCACCTTTTTACAGGAGCTTTGTAAAACGTATAAACTGTGTCCTAAGTTCTGCCATTTACAAGAAAATGTACCACAATGTTCTCATTATGATATTTTAGAATGTGAAGGTATTTGCAGAGGCACAGAAGAAATTGAAGCTTATAATGCTAAAGTTAAACAAGCTATAAGTGATGTTCAATCTAAAAACGAAAACTTTATTATTCGTGAAAAAGGCAGAACCCTAGATGAATCTGGAGTTATACTTGTTCAGGACAATACTTATATGGGGTATGGCTTTGTGGAAAATGAAATAGCGATTGAAACTATTGATGACCTAACGCCGTTTATCACTCCACAAAAAAACACCTTTGAAACAGAAAGGCTAATCGCTAATTTTATTCAAAAAAATACCAGTAAAATCTTTGTTTTGCATCAAAACTAG
- a CDS encoding MBL fold metallo-hydrolase, producing MKIEQIYTGCLAQGAYYIESNGEVAIIDPLREVGPYIKRAANDKAKIKYIFETHFHADFVSGHVTLSKETGAPIIYGPLANPSFEAIIAKDGQEFKLGEITIKVVHTPGHTMESSTFLLKDKNGKDHAIFSGDTLFLGDVGRPDLAQKAADMTQEQLAGTLFDSLRTKLMPLADDVIVYPAHGAGSACGKNMMKETVDTLGNQKKMNYALRADMTRDEFIKEVTDGLLPPPKYFPLNVKMNKEGYEDFDEVLERGTTALTPDAFEVAANETGAIVLDVRHQNDFVKGHIPRSIFIGLNGDFAPWVGALIADVDQPLLLVTPDGKEEEAITRLSRVGFDGTIGFLKGGFEAWKKASKDYDTITSVPAAEAVAAIKAKHTPVFDVRKETEYLSEHVKNAENTPLSSLNDYLTEFPEKETFFVHCAGGYRSVIAASILKSRGIHNLVDVAGGFAALKADGAEVTDYVCPTTL from the coding sequence ATGAAGATAGAACAAATATACACAGGATGCTTAGCGCAAGGGGCTTATTATATTGAAAGTAATGGGGAGGTGGCTATCATTGATCCGTTAAGAGAAGTTGGTCCTTACATTAAAAGAGCAGCGAATGATAAAGCGAAAATAAAATATATTTTTGAAACCCATTTTCATGCAGATTTTGTTAGTGGGCATGTTACATTATCTAAGGAAACAGGAGCACCAATTATATACGGTCCTCTTGCAAATCCTTCTTTTGAAGCCATTATTGCTAAAGACGGGCAAGAGTTTAAATTAGGCGAAATAACGATTAAGGTAGTACATACACCTGGACATACGATGGAAAGTTCTACTTTTCTATTGAAAGACAAGAATGGAAAAGATCATGCAATTTTCTCTGGAGACACCTTGTTTTTAGGAGACGTTGGGCGACCAGATTTAGCACAAAAGGCCGCAGATATGACGCAGGAGCAGCTGGCAGGTACGCTGTTTGATAGTTTACGAACTAAATTAATGCCTTTGGCAGATGATGTAATTGTATACCCAGCGCACGGGGCTGGATCAGCATGTGGTAAGAACATGATGAAAGAGACCGTAGATACCTTAGGGAATCAGAAAAAAATGAACTATGCCCTCCGTGCAGATATGACGAGAGATGAATTTATCAAAGAAGTTACCGACGGACTTTTGCCTCCACCAAAATATTTTCCATTGAACGTGAAGATGAATAAAGAAGGTTATGAAGATTTTGATGAAGTTTTAGAACGAGGTACTACAGCCTTGACACCGGATGCTTTTGAAGTAGCTGCTAATGAAACTGGGGCTATAGTTTTAGATGTAAGACATCAGAATGATTTTGTGAAAGGACATATTCCACGTTCTATTTTTATTGGATTGAATGGCGATTTTGCTCCATGGGTAGGTGCGCTAATCGCAGATGTAGATCAGCCTTTACTTTTAGTAACCCCAGATGGCAAAGAAGAAGAAGCTATTACCCGTTTATCTCGTGTAGGTTTTGATGGAACTATAGGTTTCTTAAAAGGCGGATTCGAAGCTTGGAAAAAGGCATCGAAAGATTATGATACCATTACATCTGTGCCAGCAGCCGAAGCTGTGGCAGCAATTAAAGCTAAGCACACACCTGTATTCGATGTTCGTAAAGAAACAGAATACTTATCTGAGCACGTAAAAAATGCTGAGAATACTCCTTTGAGTTCTTTGAATGATTATTTAACCGAATTTCCTGAAAAAGAAACCTTTTTCGTGCATTGCGCAGGAGGCTATCGATCGGTAATCGCAGCTTCAATTTTAAAAAGTAGAGGAATCCATAATTTGGTTGATGTTGCAGGGGGCTTTGCAGCTTTAAAAGCGGACGGTGCAGAAGTTACAGATTATGTTTGCCCAACGACATTATAA
- a CDS encoding efflux RND transporter periplasmic adaptor subunit codes for MSKTPMFIGVLVLLILTSCGTKKEEKQEEAKFLVTSPVKKDTSITKDYVSQIHSIRHIEIRALEKGYLQHISVDEGQNLKKGQAMFQIMPNVYQADLQKAAAEAKVAEIELKNTQLLADGKVVSENELLMAKANFDKANAEVSLAKTHLGFTAIKAPFAGIMNHLHVREGSLLDEGELLTTLSDNSKMWVYFNVPESEYLDYITSKDKDVKKSVGLLMANNKVFNQTGIVETIEADFNNQTGNIAFRATFDNPDGILRHGETGSILMKIPFKDVLIIPQKSTFEILDKKYVFVVDKDNIVKQRLIHVAAEMKDLFVVDKGLSENDKIILDGIRMVKDQQKVAIEFVEPNSVISNLALYAE; via the coding sequence ATGAGTAAAACTCCTATGTTTATTGGCGTGCTTGTGTTATTGATATTAACAAGCTGCGGTACAAAAAAAGAGGAAAAACAAGAAGAAGCTAAATTTCTTGTAACCAGTCCTGTGAAAAAAGACACCTCTATAACTAAAGATTATGTTAGTCAAATTCATTCTATAAGACATATAGAAATTCGTGCACTGGAAAAAGGATATTTACAACATATTTCGGTTGATGAAGGTCAGAATTTGAAAAAAGGACAGGCTATGTTTCAAATTATGCCAAATGTATATCAGGCAGATTTACAAAAAGCTGCTGCTGAAGCTAAGGTTGCAGAAATTGAATTAAAGAATACGCAATTATTAGCAGACGGAAAGGTAGTTTCAGAAAATGAACTTTTAATGGCTAAAGCAAATTTTGATAAAGCTAATGCAGAAGTGTCACTGGCAAAAACACATTTAGGCTTTACGGCAATTAAAGCCCCTTTTGCAGGAATTATGAATCACTTGCATGTGCGTGAAGGTAGTCTTTTAGATGAAGGAGAGTTGTTAACAACACTATCTGATAATAGTAAAATGTGGGTGTATTTTAATGTTCCAGAATCAGAATATCTAGACTATATCACGAGTAAAGATAAAGATGTAAAAAAGTCTGTTGGGTTATTAATGGCGAATAATAAAGTCTTTAATCAAACAGGAATAGTAGAGACTATTGAAGCAGATTTTAATAATCAGACGGGGAATATAGCTTTTAGAGCAACCTTTGATAATCCAGATGGCATACTTCGCCATGGGGAAACAGGTAGTATTTTAATGAAAATTCCTTTTAAAGATGTGTTGATTATTCCTCAAAAATCAACCTTTGAAATTTTAGATAAGAAATATGTTTTTGTAGTAGACAAAGATAATATTGTCAAACAACGTTTAATTCATGTAGCAGCAGAAATGAAAGACTTATTTGTTGTAGATAAAGGGTTGTCTGAAAATGACAAGATTATATTGGATGGGATTCGTATGGTAAAAGACCAACAGAAAGTAGCCATTGAGTTTGTGGAACCAAATTCGGTCATATCAAACTTAGCGCTTTACGCAGAGTAA
- a CDS encoding response regulator gives MKIDTVCIIDDDPIFVYGTKVILNSNGKFCSNIMVFEDGEEALDDLVTLVKTNQTLPEVIFLDLNMPIMDGWDFLDEFCKIPDIENKTRIYILSSSIFSVDIEKSKEYKVVKDFISKPLTDSKFEILLKDIENERMGKTA, from the coding sequence ATGAAAATTGATACTGTTTGTATTATTGATGATGATCCGATATTTGTATATGGAACAAAAGTTATTTTAAATAGCAATGGTAAATTCTGTTCAAATATTATGGTGTTTGAAGACGGTGAAGAGGCTTTGGATGATTTGGTAACACTCGTTAAAACAAATCAAACTTTACCAGAAGTAATCTTCTTAGATTTAAATATGCCTATTATGGATGGTTGGGATTTTTTGGATGAATTCTGCAAAATTCCAGATATAGAAAACAAAACTAGAATTTATATATTAAGTTCTTCTATTTTTTCTGTTGATATAGAAAAGTCTAAAGAATATAAGGTGGTTAAAGATTTTATTAGCAAACCGCTTACCGATTCAAAATTTGAAATTCTTTTAAAAGATATAGAAAATGAAAGAATGGGTAAAACAGCATAG
- a CDS encoding efflux RND transporter permease subunit, translating to MFSKFLKRPVLAIVISVIIVFTGLLAIKQLPISQFPQIAPTTVNIFIAYPGASADVLVNSTLIPLETAINGVQGMRYIASDATSAGEGTLRIIFEPGTDPNQAVVMVKTRVDQVMPLLPELVQREGVVITPVQPSMLMYVNLFSTQEDDDELFLYNYAYTKIIPEIQRIDGIASAQILGSRKYAMRVWLKPDRMRAYNVSAEEVMEAMQDQSIIARPGRLGGSSGKTSQALEYVLTYEERYSEPEQYEDIIIRATEEGELLKLKDVADVELGSEFFDIYSNLDGHPSASIILKQTLGSNGKDVIDEVKNKLVELKAELPPGVDYKISYDVSNFLDASIEQVIHTLRDAFILVAIVVFLFLGDWRSTLIPIIAVPVSLIGAFFVMQLFGLSINLITLFALVLAIGIVVDNAIVVVEAVHVKMEEENLTPYNASYAVLGEIGGAIIAITLVMVSVFIPISFMSGPVGVFYRQFSITMAGSIIISAIVALTLTPVLCAVLLKNNHGKPKSKSPIDKFIAWFNKGFERLTGTYVKVLNKIVARRMVTFGILIAFCVGIFLTSKVLPAGFIPNEDQGMIYAIIQTPPGATLERTNDVARKLQKICEEMDGVASVSSLAGYEIMTEGRGSNAGTCLINLKPWSERSHSVHEIMELLEEETKDLGAVIEYFEPPAVPGFGSSGGFSMRLLDKTNSTDYHAFEKINNDFMTALGEREELSGLFTFYSANYPQYKLKINNKIAMQKGVTIGNAMENLNILIGSTYEQGFIRFGRFFKVYTQAAPEYRALPTDLDKLFVKNEEGEMVPYSAFMTLEKKLGPNEITRYNLYNSASINGLPAPGFTTGDAITAIKEVAKETLPRGYDIAWEGLSYDEANRGSESIYIFAIVLIFVYFVLAAQYESFLLPFAVILSLPVGIFGSFALLKVMGLANDVYAQIGVIMLVGLLGKNAVLIIEFAVQKRRQGATVLEAAIEGSRSRFRPILMTSFAFIAGLIPLVIASGAGAIGNRTIGGSAMGGMLIGTIFGVILIPGLYYIFGTMADGRSLIKGEATEPVSEEFIRETEVEGNTRTSLREIKKLLKKLTKKKDNEN from the coding sequence ATGTTTAGTAAATTTTTAAAAAGACCGGTGCTGGCTATAGTCATATCGGTAATAATTGTATTTACGGGATTACTGGCTATAAAACAATTGCCTATATCTCAATTTCCGCAAATTGCACCAACAACAGTTAATATTTTTATAGCCTATCCAGGTGCTAGTGCAGATGTATTGGTAAACTCAACCCTTATTCCTTTAGAAACTGCAATTAATGGAGTACAGGGAATGCGTTACATTGCTTCCGATGCTACAAGTGCTGGTGAAGGTACGTTACGGATTATTTTTGAACCAGGTACCGATCCAAACCAAGCTGTGGTAATGGTAAAAACAAGGGTCGATCAAGTGATGCCTTTATTGCCAGAATTGGTTCAGCGAGAAGGAGTAGTAATTACTCCTGTACAACCAAGTATGTTAATGTATGTGAACTTATTTAGTACACAAGAAGATGATGATGAATTATTCTTATACAACTATGCATACACAAAAATAATTCCAGAAATACAACGTATTGATGGGATTGCGAGTGCTCAAATATTAGGGAGCCGTAAATATGCAATGCGGGTTTGGTTAAAACCAGATCGTATGCGTGCCTATAATGTCTCTGCAGAAGAAGTGATGGAAGCTATGCAAGACCAGAGTATAATTGCCCGACCAGGAAGGTTGGGAGGTAGCTCTGGTAAAACCTCACAAGCTTTAGAATATGTATTGACCTATGAAGAGAGGTATTCTGAACCTGAACAATATGAAGATATTATTATTCGTGCGACTGAAGAAGGAGAGCTTTTAAAATTAAAAGATGTAGCCGACGTAGAATTAGGAAGTGAGTTTTTTGATATTTATTCCAATTTAGATGGGCATCCTTCCGCATCCATTATTTTAAAACAGACTTTGGGTAGTAATGGTAAAGATGTTATTGATGAAGTTAAAAATAAGTTAGTAGAACTTAAAGCAGAATTACCTCCTGGTGTAGATTATAAAATAAGTTATGATGTTTCTAATTTCTTAGATGCCTCTATTGAGCAAGTAATTCATACACTTAGAGATGCCTTTATATTAGTGGCTATTGTGGTATTTTTATTTTTAGGAGATTGGCGTTCTACGTTAATTCCGATTATTGCAGTACCTGTTTCTTTGATTGGAGCATTTTTTGTGATGCAACTTTTTGGACTTTCCATTAACCTAATTACCTTATTTGCATTAGTGTTAGCTATTGGTATTGTAGTAGATAATGCCATTGTAGTTGTAGAAGCTGTACATGTTAAAATGGAGGAAGAGAACCTCACACCGTACAATGCTTCTTATGCTGTTTTAGGCGAAATAGGAGGGGCAATTATAGCAATTACTTTGGTAATGGTTTCTGTTTTTATTCCTATCTCATTTATGTCGGGACCTGTAGGGGTTTTCTACCGTCAGTTCTCTATCACCATGGCTGGGTCAATTATAATTTCTGCAATTGTAGCGCTTACCTTAACGCCAGTGTTATGTGCGGTATTGTTAAAAAATAATCATGGCAAGCCTAAAAGTAAGTCGCCTATAGATAAGTTTATAGCTTGGTTTAATAAAGGGTTTGAGAGGTTAACTGGTACCTATGTTAAAGTTTTGAATAAAATTGTAGCTAGACGTATGGTTACTTTCGGAATTCTAATAGCCTTTTGTGTTGGAATATTTTTAACCAGCAAAGTATTACCTGCAGGGTTTATTCCTAATGAAGATCAAGGGATGATCTATGCGATTATTCAAACACCTCCGGGAGCAACTTTGGAGCGTACCAATGATGTGGCCAGAAAACTTCAGAAAATATGTGAAGAAATGGATGGTGTAGCGTCGGTTTCATCATTAGCAGGGTACGAAATTATGACGGAAGGTAGAGGTTCAAATGCGGGTACGTGTTTAATTAACCTTAAGCCGTGGTCAGAACGTAGCCATTCTGTACATGAAATTATGGAGCTTTTAGAAGAAGAGACTAAAGATTTAGGTGCGGTGATTGAATATTTTGAGCCACCAGCGGTACCAGGTTTTGGTTCTTCAGGGGGTTTCTCCATGCGTTTGTTAGATAAAACAAACTCTACAGATTATCATGCTTTTGAAAAAATTAATAATGATTTCATGACAGCTTTAGGAGAACGAGAAGAGTTGTCTGGTTTGTTTACTTTTTACTCTGCTAATTATCCTCAGTATAAGTTAAAAATAAATAATAAAATTGCCATGCAGAAAGGGGTTACTATTGGCAATGCAATGGAAAATCTAAACATTCTAATAGGGAGTACTTATGAGCAAGGTTTTATACGTTTTGGAAGATTCTTTAAAGTGTATACACAAGCTGCTCCGGAGTATAGAGCATTACCAACAGATTTAGATAAGTTATTTGTTAAAAATGAAGAGGGTGAAATGGTGCCCTATTCGGCGTTCATGACTTTAGAGAAGAAGTTGGGGCCAAATGAGATTACGCGTTATAACTTGTATAATTCGGCCTCTATAAACGGACTTCCAGCTCCTGGTTTTACTACAGGAGATGCTATTACAGCTATCAAAGAAGTGGCAAAAGAAACACTGCCTAGAGGGTATGATATTGCTTGGGAAGGTCTTTCGTATGATGAAGCAAATAGAGGAAGCGAGTCTATCTATATTTTTGCCATCGTATTAATCTTTGTTTATTTTGTTCTTGCGGCGCAGTATGAAAGTTTCTTATTGCCATTTGCTGTTATCTTATCATTACCAGTAGGGATATTTGGTTCGTTTGCTTTACTTAAAGTAATGGGATTAGCAAATGATGTGTATGCACAAATTGGAGTAATTATGCTAGTAGGGCTACTCGGTAAAAATGCCGTATTAATTATAGAATTTGCGGTCCAGAAGCGTAGGCAAGGTGCCACGGTATTAGAGGCTGCAATAGAGGGTTCTCGCTCTAGATTTAGACCTATTTTAATGACCTCTTTTGCTTTTATTGCTGGTTTAATTCCACTTGTAATTGCTAGTGGAGCAGGGGCAATCGGGAATAGAACTATTGGTGGTTCTGCAATGGGTGGTATGCTAATCGGTACTATTTTTGGAGTAATACTTATTCCTGGCTTGTATTATATTTTCGGAACCATGGCAGATGGTAGAAGTCTTATAAAAGGAGAAGCTACAGAGCCAGTTTCAGAAGAGTTTATAAGAGAAACGGAAGTAGAGGGTAACACAAGAACATCACTTCGTGAGATTAAAAAACTTTTGAAAAAATTAACCAAAAAGAAAGATAATGAGAATTAA
- a CDS encoding phosphoribosylamine--glycine ligase: MRKIVQVKKKFLFISRWGEALDIANATLQEGNEVKLYVEDKASKEIGYGFVKKVQDWKKHVDWADVLIFDYTGNGAICQELRAQGKLVFGGTEYTDALELDRNFGQEELKRHKINILPFKEFETFKEAIKYVEANPNAYVIKPSGETQELKQLLFVGNDDSGQDVVRVLKAYEKSWGDDFGTFQLQRKVKGVEISVSAFFNGVEFLTPINITFEHKKLFPKELGVSTGEMGSSMFWVKDSPIFDKTLKKMEAILAKNNFFGHIDLNCIVNGHGIYPLEFTSRFGFPQIFIQRAGITEPIGELLYKVASGHKFQLQVKKGFQVGAFVVVPPFPYEDKKTFELFSKDAVVILKKDSLEGIHPMHLKIVNDQWLITGNTGIALLVTGTGLTMKDAQKMMYNRINTVIINNCYYRTDIGDRWFEDSDKLWSWGLL; this comes from the coding sequence TTGCGAAAAATAGTTCAGGTTAAAAAAAAGTTTCTTTTTATTTCTCGTTGGGGAGAAGCATTAGATATCGCTAACGCAACACTTCAGGAAGGCAATGAGGTTAAATTATATGTAGAAGATAAAGCTTCCAAAGAAATAGGCTATGGCTTTGTAAAAAAAGTACAAGATTGGAAGAAGCATGTGGATTGGGCAGATGTTTTAATTTTTGATTATACAGGGAATGGTGCTATTTGTCAAGAGTTACGTGCACAAGGAAAATTAGTCTTTGGAGGTACGGAGTACACAGACGCCTTAGAGCTAGACCGTAATTTTGGGCAGGAAGAACTTAAAAGACATAAAATTAATATACTGCCTTTTAAGGAATTTGAAACGTTTAAAGAGGCAATTAAATATGTAGAAGCAAACCCAAATGCCTATGTGATAAAACCATCTGGGGAAACACAGGAATTAAAACAATTGCTTTTTGTAGGTAATGATGATTCTGGCCAGGATGTGGTGCGGGTATTAAAAGCCTATGAAAAATCTTGGGGAGATGATTTTGGCACCTTTCAATTGCAGCGAAAAGTAAAAGGCGTAGAAATTTCTGTATCTGCATTTTTTAATGGTGTAGAGTTTCTAACACCAATAAACATCACTTTTGAGCATAAAAAACTATTCCCTAAAGAATTAGGGGTTTCTACAGGAGAGATGGGGAGTAGCATGTTTTGGGTAAAAGACTCTCCAATTTTTGATAAAACACTCAAGAAAATGGAAGCCATACTTGCCAAAAATAATTTTTTTGGACATATAGATTTAAACTGTATTGTAAACGGACATGGAATTTATCCTTTAGAATTTACATCTCGTTTTGGTTTTCCTCAGATATTTATTCAGCGAGCAGGAATAACAGAGCCTATTGGAGAATTATTGTATAAAGTAGCTTCTGGACACAAATTTCAACTTCAAGTAAAAAAAGGATTTCAAGTAGGGGCTTTTGTAGTGGTACCTCCGTTCCCATATGAGGATAAAAAAACATTTGAGCTCTTTTCAAAAGATGCCGTTGTTATTTTAAAAAAAGATAGCTTAGAAGGTATTCATCCTATGCACTTAAAAATTGTAAATGACCAGTGGTTAATTACAGGGAATACTGGCATAGCCTTGTTAGTCACAGGTACTGGGCTAACCATGAAAGATGCACAGAAAATGATGTATAACCGTATCAATACTGTAATTATTAACAACTGTTATTACCGCACCGATATTGGAGATCGTTGGTTTGAAGATTCTGATAAATTATGGTCTTGGGGTCTTTTGTAA
- a CDS encoding GNAT family N-acetyltransferase has translation MALEFLKHTGNPDDFFKILPVDWQEALQLVWEKGSATSEIFVLKEENKVIAGGILFKDITADMQFFKEEAQLLLASKSYYIGYLWVLEARRGEDLGSLWLKSLKQYYPDNYFWLTIEEEGLIRFYEKNNFKLSFEKECNSEKEWLLKSI, from the coding sequence ATGGCTCTAGAATTTTTAAAACATACCGGTAATCCAGATGATTTTTTTAAGATATTACCTGTAGATTGGCAAGAAGCCTTACAGTTAGTTTGGGAAAAGGGGAGTGCTACTTCAGAAATATTTGTACTAAAAGAAGAGAACAAAGTAATTGCTGGAGGTATTCTTTTTAAAGATATAACTGCAGATATGCAATTTTTTAAAGAGGAAGCACAGCTATTATTAGCATCAAAAAGTTATTATATTGGGTATTTATGGGTTTTAGAAGCTAGGAGAGGAGAAGATTTAGGTTCCTTATGGTTAAAGAGCTTAAAACAGTATTATCCTGATAATTATTTTTGGTTAACCATTGAGGAAGAGGGCTTAATACGGTTTTATGAAAAAAATAATTTTAAATTATCTTTTGAAAAAGAATGTAATAGCGAAAAAGAATGGTTGTTGAAATCAATTTAA